The segment GAATGGCCATTCAATGGATGATGAGATAAAAATTCTTACCCATGCACAGGTTAAGTTTCATGAACCGTTATGTGAAGCTCCTATTTTGACTTAAAGGGCAGTTTATGAATTTAAAAGAAGCAGCCACAGGAATATATAAAAACGTTCCGGATATCTAGAATGGTTCATAGTTGCTGCTATTGCATTTGTCTTTAAAGTAGTGATTCTATAATACTAAATTTTTTTATAAGTTTAGAGAtatcacaattttttatttttgcaaaattcaaGATTGCATTCTTCAAGGAATCAGACTTCCTTTCAATTATATATTACATAATTCTTTTAATACAGTAATCTTGAATGTATTGTGTTTTAATATAGTAATAAAATTTGCATGACatgtttttcaaaaaatcttattacAAATCAGCTATTTTTATTGCAGTAGAGCTTAAAATTTAAATTGGTTTTAAAAAAGGATCTTGAATTCAATATTTGTTACAGTATAAGTCACAATAGTATAAACTATAGATGTTAATTTTGTAGAGAATGCTTTCGTGTACGTGTCTCTTCTTGCAAATGATGGACCTTTTCTCTCTCTATACCTGATTTTTTCCTCATTTTTAAAATAAGATTATATTATCTTATCCATTAAACTAAACTTCCCAAACTCAGCCTTCAAGATATCTTTAATCTTCTCTCGAAAAATGAATTATTCCATTGATCCCTCACTCATTCGATTCCTCACTATTTGACTTGTTCCAATTCCCACTAAATATTCACCTTTGACATCTTCTTGTAATCTATCTACAAAAACTTATTTGTAGATAGTTGCTCTCATTATATTGTGAGGATTTTGAATTGAACTTCTTATGCTAGAGAAGTAAGCATTGTGTTAGGAATAGAATTTTGAAGGCAATCTTCTCTCAGAATCACAGGAAGGGCATAAAAGTGGAATCTATCAAAGTAGCGTGCAATGCAAAGAGTCACTCCAGACTATAAGTGATGCGCCTGAACAAAGTACGGAAATAATATAGTTTGGAGCCATAAAAAAGTGAAGAGCTCCAAAAATGGGTGAAGGAAGAAAAGCATATGAACACCACATCATTATAGAAGCTAACAATATAAACCCTTCTTGAGTGATTTTCAATTTGTCTTCCAGATTCCAATGGCTGAAAATCAATGGTCAACATTAAAACTGATCCCAGACGCACCTGCctgttattaaatattttaatgtggaaTTAAACATTTCAGTAGAGAACGGCTGTAAATCATAAAGCGAGACAAACATTTCATTTTAGAATAATAGTACGATTCAATGTGAAAGCGCTGAATGTATTCGTCTTATTTCTTTGTATGAAGATATACAAAATACTTTGAACTTTATGAAGTATTAGCAGCTCATACACACTTTTTATGATCACAACATTCATCTTATTACAGTATATTGGGATCTATTATCACCGAGCTATTCATCCTTATTACAGTTGTTTCTGTAAAATTGTTTAATTATTTGCCCAAATGAGGGCGCTGCACTTGCCAAAACATGAACAACCGCCCATAGCGGCAAATTGCACAAGCTTTCGATGAGTCTCCACCCACCTCATAAATTTCACAACAGTTCGGCTTCTGTACCAGCTATTGACATCACTCTTCAATTTCATAAACTTATCTTCATCAGCGAGAGTGAAGTTAATTCTTTTGCACAGGCTATTGAACAGGTCAGTCGCTGCCTTATCACTACCAATGGAGCTCTGAATTACTCCCTTCTTCCTCAGCAAAGCCACGTCCTTGTCAGACTCGATCAAACTATTCATCAGAAACACATACTCTGAGATAACAATGAGTTCTTTTTCTTGGCAGACGTCCACAGCCATGAGGTTCCTGAAGATCATCTCTGTAGCATCAGATACCCATATCACAGGGAGAAACAAAGTCTCTTTCTTTTTGTCGAAACAGAGTTCCATGGTGGACAGAACTCCCTCATACGCCTTGAACTTCATTTCTTTATTGTTTAACTCTGTCGCAGAAGCCCGAAGGATTCCATTATCAGACTCTTTTCTACGATCATGGAGTGTTCTACGAGGATTAGAGCCATCGAAATGAGAATGATGACGGCCCTCTGGTACTGTTATATTAACATCCTGGGTTTGTTCTTCGCCATGGTTAGTCTCGGACTCATTCACaatgaaatcatgaaaaaatcctaaaatgtgGTTGTATTCCTTCAGATTTCTATACTTTGACTTGAGGTCTTCTCTCAGTTTTGCCTCCCGCTGTTTATGCTCTATTAGTGGTTCCCCTGTTTTCCGCTGCATAGAATATGAGAAAGGGTGGGCTAAGGCAATTATACCGTCACATATCATTCTAAGCAGCTGTATCCTTGCTGTTTCTTCTGTTAAGTTTTCCTCCATCTCCAACAGCTGAATGAGGACGATCATGGGAACCTGATTTTCAAGCATCAGCAGGTCAGTAAAGATATCAAATTGACAATCGGGATTGGGGTTCCATCGCGATTCATCACTGAGAAGCCTGAGAGTTTCTAGAATGAAGCATCCGTCCAGAGTGAAGAGCCACGCAAGGATTTCTTCCTCGCACTCTGGCTTTCCTTCGTAGCTTGCTGTAATTTCTGGAAGCAGGCTCTGCACTTTTTGTACTAGAAAGCGTGTGTGCTGCTGGTTTCTTGGGAGCCTTTTCACTGATGGATTTACGGCCTTTACTTTTCTTAACTCTATTTGAGAGAGTGTCTGAGACATCCTGTGATGAAAAAGGCCCAAAGACACCACTCGAGGCACATATGCATATGGTTTTAAGTCCTTTAGATACATGGGTACTCTACACAGTAGAAAGCTTTCCTGAGCTATTATCTGGCTTATCGTCTTCGGGCTTGTGAAATTCAAACTTgcctttcacattatcaaaccatgAGTGGCGTTCTTCTGAATCTACTATCTGTATTTCCAATTCGTTTACAGCCTGGTTTTTGCTCGCCATTGTTAACAGTCAGAAGACCCTTGGGATGAAAAGGAAGTCTGAAGAAAACAAAAATTACTTTAAATTATTAATAAGTTGTGAAAATTTGTTACAGCTAGCATTTTAACTtatgataatatattattttatatatctatAATAAAAATACAAACAGATTTAGAATCTTTCTAGAATAGcaaatattttttatgaatttagaaacatattataatatttttacatAAATCACTAATTTATCATTgtcttctaattttaaatttcttatattattttttgacaagtaatatttttcttaaaatgtcaACATTGACAAAACCATCATAAAATTTTCATGACATGTAAGGATGGCCATCAAATTAAAACCTCAAGGAAGTTTTAAAATAATCTACC is part of the Cryptomeria japonica chromosome 10, Sugi_1.0, whole genome shotgun sequence genome and harbors:
- the LOC131859260 gene encoding UPF0481 protein At3g47200-like → MYLKDLKPYAYVPRVVSLGLFHHRMSQTLSQIELRKVKAVNPSVKRLPRNQQHTRFLVQKVQSLLPEITASYEGKPECEEEILAWLFTLDGCFILETLRLLSDESRWNPNPDCQFDIFTDLLMLENQVPMIVLIQLLEMEENLTEETARIQLLRMICDGIIALAHPFSYSMQRKTGEPLIEHKQREAKLREDLKSKYRNLKEYNHILGFFHDFIVNESETNHGEEQTQDVNITVPEGRHHSHFDGSNPRRTLHDRRKESDNGILRASATELNNKEMKFKAYEGVLSTMELCFDKKKETLFLPVIWVSDATEMIFRNLMAVDVCQEKELIVISEYVFLMNSLIESDKDVALLRKKGVIQSSIGSDKAATDLFNSLCKRINFTLADEDKFMKLKSDVNSWYRSRTVVKFMRWVETHRKLVQFAAMGGCSCFGKCSALIWANN